In the Cellvibrio sp. KY-GH-1 genome, CCGTCACCACACTGGACGCCGCACTGCTCAAGGAAGACGACGAGCTTTTTTTCTGATTAGCCCCAAGCATGAACGGCAAAGGTTTTATATTCCCTACGCAATCTGCTTTTACATCCTGCATGGATGCCCGCTCAATAAACTGCGCGATAATTTGCGGCAGACAACCTTCATAGGAAACACCGTGATTGCCGCCAGCGGCCTGTAATCGCGTCGCATTCGGTAGATCTTTAGCTGCCAGTTCTGCCCATACTTCAGGCGTAACCGGGTCATGCTTCCCGGAGAGCAGCAGCGCGGGCACTTCGCTTATGACAGGCGTAAAATAATCTTCCGGCAAACTTGCTTTGGGCCAAAAGTGACAGACAGTGGCTTTATCTTTTATCAGGCTCATGCCAAAAAAGGGGGCCGTTGTTTCAACATCGGTTGCTGACACAAAATGCCAATCTTCATTGCAGAGCACGCTGAAATGCATGGCATCGGCAATGTTCATTTTCTGGGACTGATCCATCGCCATGGAAAATAAGGTTGCCAGCAAGCGATAATTTTCATGTTCCGCCTCGCTGATCGCCTGAGGCAAAAGTACCGTGAGGTCGCGCGAGTAAAGCGCATTAAAAATCAGCATAGAAAAATTTTTAGCGGTCAACGTTAACTGCTCGACCTGTTGATTTACCGGGTGCGCAAATGTTAATTGTACCGGCGTACCACTTTGCTCAGCCAAGTGTAAGCGGGCATAAACCTTTTCCGCTTTTTGTAATATATCGCCAAACGCTGTCGCGCACTCAGATTGGGCGAGGCATTCAGCATTGACAGCATTCAACGCTTTGAGCGCATCACGCCCAGAAAATTTTGACAACGCAATTTCTTTTGGCGCAACACCATCGAGAATAATAGTGCGCGTCGATTGCGGATAATGCTTGGCGTATTCGAGCGCAACCCGGGTGCCGTAGGAAACGCCCCAAAGATTGACCTTGTTATAACCTAGCGCCTGCCGCACGGCATCCAGATCCTGAACACCGTGCAAGGTAGTATAGAAAGGCAGTGAGTCTTTATACTTGGTTGCGCACTGTTGCATACGCTGAAAATAAATATCCATTTGCTCGGCATCTGGCAAACGCATCTCAGCGGAGGATAGTTGTTCACAACGCAAGGGATTGGATTTGCCCGTACCGCGCTGATCAACAAAAATTAAATCACGGTTCTTACGCACATCGGCAAACACAGGATGGATAAAACTTGCCATTTCGATAGAGGAACCACCTGGTCCCCCTTGAATTAAAAACAATGGATCTTGCTGCGGCGCAGGTGTGATGGCCGGCAGGCGTAAAATTTCTACTGCTATTTCCTTGCTTGCCGGATCTGCCGGATTTTCTCTCACTAACAAGCTACCGCATTCTGCGCCATACACCAGTGGCGGCTTGCCGGTTTCCACAAAGCCAGGACAAGGTTTTAGCAAGGCCGGCGCTGAGGTAGTCGCGACCTGCTGCTCACCACAGCCTCCCAGCCAGGTTGCTGCAGCGAGCAATAAAAGTAGTTTTTTTCTCATTAACCGGTTCCTTAATAATTTCCTGATTACCTACTGAAGGAGTAACGAATCACCTATTGAGGATTCGACAACTACTCAGCAGGGCTTTCTAATAATTTTTGTAAACTGGAAATTAATTGCGCATCGGAAATTTCCAGCTGCCGCGCCGCCATCACCAATTGTTCCAGCTGCGGCTGCAAATGTTGTAAACGCGCCTGTTCTGTTAGTTGCGATTTTTTTTGCGGTGCAATTTGCATAGGCTTGCCACGCTGGCGAATAAGCAATCCCTCCACTTCCAATAAACTGTAAGCTTTGGAAATCGTCATGGGGTTGACCGCATGCTCAACAGCGAGTTCACGCACTGACGGCAGTTCATGCCCCGCCTGCAACTGCCCACCGGCGATCATCCGCCGCACCTGCTCGACCAATTGGCGATAGATAGGAATTCCAGAATTGGGGTTAAGGGTAAACACAATTAATTCCCCAATAAATTAACCGGGCGTAGTTACCCATTTCATACCGCCCGCAACAAATTGATGGCAGCAAACTGCCGGTGAACTTTGCTATGAATTAATACGATTGCAAGCAGTTCCGGCATCCACACCCAAAGATTGGAAATCCCCTGCAATTCAAAGGGCAAAGGAAATAAAAAACCGGTTGCTATTATGGAGCACAACCACGCCAAAAATACTCCACCACAAACCCAGCTTAACCACATTACACTCGCGGCCTTACGCTGATAAATAAACCAGGCGGTATAGAACAATAATACCTGCAATAAAATTATTGAAAACAGCATTAGGCCCCAGGACTCAGCGCCCTTCCATCCACCCGACGCGATTTCCACCATTATTGCTATAACAACCGTTAAAAATGTCCAGGAACCAACTTCGCGCATATAGATTCGACGAGTTATCGCAATCAGGTCGCTGCGTCCCCCCGAACTACACAGCCAGATCACGCGAATGTTGCGGTATAATTTAGTTGCGGTTGTTTGTGCTATTACTCCACTCAAGGTCAGCAGCAAAATTGGGGTGCTTACTTGTATGAAAGGTAGAAACTTATCTATTCCGATTAAAATAGTTATCGGCACCAAAATAAATACCACCAAGGCCAATGAACCAAACATACGGCGCGCAAGTACGCTCCAGCTGTCCGAAAATCCCAGCAGACGCGCTCCAATCCAAGAGCTCGCTTTGCCCTGCATTAAACGGGATGCTGCCATGCCTTCCATTTGACGTTTTTGCAGCTCACCACTAGGAAGATTCATATTGTTTATTTGATACTTCTCTGGTTTCCACTGTAACCACCAGATTGAAAAAACGCCCCAGCTGACTATCAGCGCAACGACAACTCCGATTGGGTTCTGTTCATGTAACTGCGCAGCAATATCATCAAACAGCGGATTCAACATAAAAATAAATCCATTGAAACCTGGCCAGCGGCTACAAATCCATGCCCCAATTTGCAAGACCAATGAAACCATCAACCAGAGCACGGGTAGCGAAGCAATAAAGCCGAGTCTGTCCAGGTGTGCCAACATCCACTGAACAGCAAGACTGAATACCACGCCAATGAGCATAAGCATTAACAGCAACCACTGGCGGCTATTACCCAGCAGACTAAAGGGGCGCGACGAGGCCAAGCTCGCCGCCTGCATAGGTACACAAACTGCTCCAAAAAAAACCGTTAGCAAAATACATCCTGCCGCCACGGCAATTAACCATTCCAGATTCAGCAGTGATGCCAATGCCAACATCACTACGCTGCCATAAACTACCCAGCGAAAAACCCTCAGCGGGAATAACAACTTAAAAACCACCAATAAGGTATTCATTTTTCCCGTTAGGTTTTTCATTGCCCTGCTCCCACGAATTCAATCTTGGAAAAACCAAATCGCACCGGCCGATAAAGCAGCGCCAAACCCAGCACTTCTGAAATAAGAATCCACAGGGGTGATATAGCTGGCCAACTTGCGGGCCCATTCATTAAAAAACCGCTCACGATGGACATTAAAAACCAACACAGCACCAAGGCGCCGCACGCGAAACTGAGCAATACGTGATTCGCCCCCAAGCGCTGGTACAACCACCAATAAAGGTGAAAACACAGCGACTGCAACAGCAACAAGCTCACCATAAACATCAACCAGTCAGAAGGACTGTGCCAGTTTTTCCAGAACAGATTTACCAGCGTACCCACGAGCACCAACACCAGGGTTACCGGCAGCACACTAGACCAAAAGCGACCATGCAGATAAGTAAAAAGCGCGCGACGATTACCGGGGCTATACAACCAAATTCGATGCACATTCATCCCGTACCCCATGAGCATCAGCATCGCAAAAAAGCCGCCACCAGCCATCAGGAACATATACCCAAGGCCAAGTAACCAATCGCTACCCATAAGGAGATAACCCGGCAAAAAACCCACAGTTGCGGACCCTAAAGCGGGCAGCATCCGCTGGATACGTGCCACGCGGCCATCGGGAATACCAGTCAAACGCGAACCCAGCCAAGTCCGCGCCTGGGCGACATTGAACCAAGACTTAAAGGCTTTCCCCCAGAGCATTTGCTCACGCACCTGCAAGCCTACAAAAAACGGATTGGCTTTATAGTGCGCCGGTTTCCAGCCAAACCAGCGGCTCGCAAAAATTGCCCAGCTGAGCAAAATAAAACAGAGAATGTAGAGCGGGTTAACCGCAGCAAACCAGCCAAAAATATCGCCCAACATTATATAAACCGCATAGTGCAAAAAATGGCCCGTCTGCGAAAAGGTACAGAGCCATACACTCACCTGGAATATCAGCGAGGTAATCAGCCAGACCACAACAAACATAGAGAGCGAAAACGGATTCAACTGGGATAAATTCCAAATCCAGCAAATGGTCAACGATAAGACCAAACAGATCCACCAGTAAGTAGCCAGCAGGATTCCACGCAATCCCGGAAAAAAACTGGCCGCTCTATGGGTTGCCAGGGCCACCATTTGGGTCGGTAGGATTATCATCCCAATCAATACCAACGGCATAGCCAATGCCCCGGCAACCACACCAATCAAATCCAACGCGAATAATTCTGTCAGTGCAAATCCAATCAAAAAAATTGTCAGCATTAACAGCATCAACCAACGAATTACTCGAGTTGGGAACAACTGCTGGAGAACTATTAGTCCCCGATCTAAATTCATATGACTGGCCTTCATTGGCTGCCCCCTTATGATAATCCCGTAATAAAAGACCACTGTTCCAATAACTTCACGGAGCTCTACCTAAATTGATTCGTACAAAGCCCTGGCGCACTGATTTAAAAAGTAGCAGCAACAAAATCACTTCAGGCATCCACAGCCAATGCGCCGATATACCCTGCCAATCAAAAGGTAAATTTACTACCAGCTCGGTCGCCCACAAACCGGCGAACCAAGCTTGGGCCAGAATCAAGCCAACCCAGAAATACTTAAAAATGGATTTTCCTTTTTGGTAAATCCAAGCCATGAGAAAGAAAACCAGGCACTGGTGTACTAACACTAGCGCTAGCAGTACTAGCCAATGTTTAACACCTGACCAGGTGTCAAAGACGATTTCGCTGAGCATTAGCAGCGTGAAAATAACAGCAATACCGACACTCAGCTCGCGCCAAAAGCATGCCCACAAGACCGAGAATAATTGCTCCCTTTTACCCACCCCTGTTAACCAAACCATCGGTAAAAAACGGTAGAAGTTAATCAATACAGCAAGCCCCATACCGCTAGTTAACAACAACAAAAACCCGCTCACACCGATGTTAAACAGCCAAGAAAATTGCGGAAACAATAACGATAGAGGCAAAAGAGATACAGATAACAACAAAGGCAGCAACAACACTTCTTTCGCCCGCCGCAACCAACCATCCGGCGCGCCCAACAAGCGTGAGCCCAGCCAAGCTTTTGCGTGCCCCGAAACAAGGACCAAAGGTGCGCGCTGCTGAATTTCGCGCTGTTGCGCGGCGGTTGGCTTAAAAAACATTAGATTCGCATGATGCTTTGCGGGTTGCCATTTAAACCACCACCTACCAAACATCAACCAATTTAAACTTAACAGACACACACAATCGCGAAGCGACAGATCAATCAGTAGCTGCGGATGTTTCCCAAGCCAGAACGCGCAGAACAAAAACACCGCCTCGCGGCCAAAAGCCCATCGGCTACTCATCCAAATACTGCCGCAAAAAATCATGGAAAGGAGTAAAAAAATATGCGCCAACATTGACGCAGGAATGTTTTCTTTTGCGATGATTATTAATGCACAAAAAGCCACGACACTCAGCAGAACACAATAAACCAGCAAGAAAACAAACAACCAGAGACGTCCATTGAACAACAGCCGCAGTGGACGGCAACTCACCAAACTCAGTAACTGACTGGGCAGACTCAGCATTGGAAGGAGAATGGCAAAGCATGTACCCATAAAAATAAAAAATTTAGCCAACGCCCAACCGAAAAGTCCATACAACAAAAACCCACTGAGCAACAGCCCCAGAGCACCGAGGAACAATATCCGTAGCCATTGTTGCGGCACAAGCAAGCGCAACAATAGTGGCAACCGCTGTGGCAGCGACAATCCTTCCCTCATTGATTCACCTCCAGGAAAATATCTTCCAGCCCCAGATATTCCACCTGTACTTGCGCAGAAAATTCTTGTGCTAGTTGTTGTTCCATTGCCGGTTGCCAATGGCTGAATGTAAGCAGGGTTTGGTTGCCGCTATTTTTTTGTTTAACTAAATTAGCCC is a window encoding:
- a CDS encoding alpha/beta hydrolase: MRKKLLLLLAAATWLGGCGEQQVATTSAPALLKPCPGFVETGKPPLVYGAECGSLLVRENPADPASKEIAVEILRLPAITPAPQQDPLFLIQGGPGGSSIEMASFIHPVFADVRKNRDLIFVDQRGTGKSNPLRCEQLSSAEMRLPDAEQMDIYFQRMQQCATKYKDSLPFYTTLHGVQDLDAVRQALGYNKVNLWGVSYGTRVALEYAKHYPQSTRTIILDGVAPKEIALSKFSGRDALKALNAVNAECLAQSECATAFGDILQKAEKVYARLHLAEQSGTPVQLTFAHPVNQQVEQLTLTAKNFSMLIFNALYSRDLTVLLPQAISEAEHENYRLLATLFSMAMDQSQKMNIADAMHFSVLCNEDWHFVSATDVETTAPFFGMSLIKDKATVCHFWPKASLPEDYFTPVISEVPALLLSGKHDPVTPEVWAELAAKDLPNATRLQAAGGNHGVSYEGCLPQIIAQFIERASMQDVKADCVGNIKPLPFMLGANQKKSSSSSLSSAASSVVTAEGVTP
- a CDS encoding GntR family transcriptional regulator, which gives rise to MFTLNPNSGIPIYRQLVEQVRRMIAGGQLQAGHELPSVRELAVEHAVNPMTISKAYSLLEVEGLLIRQRGKPMQIAPQKKSQLTEQARLQHLQPQLEQLVMAARQLEISDAQLISSLQKLLESPAE